The genomic interval CCAAGAGTGCTTGTTATGATTGTAAGGGTTACAGTTCTGTGACTAACCATGTAACAAATATATTAAGGATTATCAAATTATTCTATGTGAAGTGTCCATGCCCTAATTGTGCTATCTTCTGTAACTGATAGCACAACATTTGTTTCCTGCTGTGTGCTTGTGTAAATTGGTACTTCATCATTACTATATATTTCAAAGAAAATTCTGCATTGCATTCCCGTCGTCTGTTCTAAATCAGAACTGACGATTGCTCTGGTGGCTGAAGCTCcagaaagaaagggaaaaggccgaaaagaagaaagagaaaaagagtGACAGGAAAGCTCTTCCACATGGTGAGATATCCAAGCATTCAAAGCGAACCCACAAGAAGAGAAAACATGAAGACATCAATAATGCTGATCAGAAGTCCCGGAAGGTTTCCTCCATGGAACCTGGTGAGCAATTGGAGAAGAGTGGACTCTCAGAAGAGCATGGAGCTCCTTGCTTTACTCAGACAGTGCATGGCTCTCCAGAGAGTTCACAGGACAGCAGCAAGAGAAGAAAGGTTGTGTTACCCAGTCCTAGCCAAGCTAAGAATGGTGAGGCCCTTTCTTGCATTTGTCTTCTTTTAGCTGGTGATGTTGAATTGGTTTGATTTATCCTGAATTATCATCTTGCAGGTAACATCCTTCGAATAAAGATAAGAAGAGATCAAGATTCTTCAGCTTCCCTTTCGGAGAAATCTAATGTTGTACAAACACCAGTTCATCAAATGGGATCAGTTTCATCTCTGCCAAGTAAGAAAAACTCAATGCAACCACACAACACCGAAATGATGGTGAGAACAGCATCAACCCAGCAGCAAAGCATCAAAGGTGATTTTCAAGCGGTACCGAAACAAGGTATGCCAACCCCAGAAAAAGTCATGCCAAGAGTCGATGTTCCTCCTTCTATGAGGGCATCAAAGGAAAGGGTTGGCCTTCGTCCTGCAGAGATGTTGGCCAATGTTGGTCCTTCACCCTCCAAGGCAAAACAGATTGTCAATCCTGCAGTTGCTAAGGTTACACAAAGAGTTGATCCTCCACCTGCCAAGGCATCTCAGAGAATTGATCCTCTGTTGCCATCCAAGGTTCATATAGATGCTACTCGATCTTTTACGAAGGTCTCCCAAACAGAGATCAAGCCGGAAGTACAGCCCCCAATTCCGAAGGTGCCTGTGGCTATGCCTACCATCAATCGTCAGCAGATTGACACCTTGCAGCCCAAAGAAGAGCCTTGCTCCTCTGGCAGGAATGCTGAAGCTGCTTCAGTATCAGTAGAGAAGCAGTCCAAGTCAGATCGCAAAAAGAGCCGCAAGGctgagaagaaagagaagaagttcAAAGATTTATTTGTTACCTGGGATCCTCCGTCTATGGAAATGGATGATATGGATCTTGGGGACCAGGATTGGCTGCTTGGTAGTACGAGGAAACCTGATGCTGGCATTGGCAACTGCAGAGAAATTGTTGATCCACTTACTTCTCAATCAGCAGAGCAGTTCTCATTGCAGCCTAGGGCGATTCATTTACCAGACCTTCATGTCTATCAGTTGCCATATGTGGTTCCATTCTAGGTTTGTGTAGTGAGATGGAGTAGGTGAGAAGTAGAGAGATGTTGGGAGAGAGCTGTGTGGGTCTGGGAGATTATGGTTCCCTGCCACAGTTTTCCAGCTTTGTTCCAGAGCGTTTCTTGTTTCAGGTTGCTGAGCCTGTCAAACTTCATGTAATGTTGTATTTTTGCTTCGTTTATTGCAGCAATTGAACTTCAAATGATCATGTTGTTGAGGATAATGTGATGCCATGCTGGATGATTATAATCCATACATTATTTATTCCTGTAATTGATCTGTACCATTCACATTGAACTATGTTTTATCTGCTGTGATGCCTGTGAAGAAATTAGCAACGGGCAACTTTCATTTCTGTACAAAGCGCTCACATTTCTCTTGTTCTTTTTGGAACAACCAGAATCCTCTCATCGCCGAAAATTTGGCGCATGTGGTTCTGTACATGTGTTTGTAAGCCGTATCCAAACAATGCCAACCCAACCCCAAACaaaaatttagtaacaaaaagagaagaaaaaggaagcaGCCAAAGCAAACAGCAAGCTTGTCAATCGAAGCTGGACGATCGACTACACCGCTCTCGCAGGTACTCCTCGAGGGGGCTGAGGTTGCTGTGCTCTGTGCTTGAGATGGACTCGGCGTCCTCCACGTCCAGCAGCGCGAGGCCCAGGTGCGTCCTCACGTTCGCCGCCGGGTAGGTCTCGTCGTCCACGCAGTCCGCCGGCTCGGCTTTCAGGTCGTCGAGGCTCACCTCGCTCTCTCCTCGGAGCACGCTCAGTACCTGCACGTTGCAGCAATAAAAGCAGATCTGTCACACAAGTTTCCCCGTACACGATCGACACAATTAACACAATGGGCCGAGCAGCTTCACCTGCGATATCTTCGGCCTGAGGCGAGCCGACCTCCTGAGGCAAAGCGACGCGGCCAAGGCCATCCGCTTCACCTCGGCGTCGTCGTGCTTCACGTCCAGGTCGGCGTCCAGCAGATCTGAGATGTCGCCGCTGTCAAGTATCGGACTCGCCTGTTTATCATGCCAACAACCAACCGTGTACAGGTTAGTTAGGGATTAATACGCAGGGCAAAGCATACAGGTGATGATGGGCTTTAGGATGTAACGCTTACCCACATGACGAGGCTCTCTTGGCCCTTAGGCGACCCGTCGCTGATGGGCTTCCTCCCCGTGAGAAGCTCGAGCAGGACGACGCCGAACGCGTACACGTCCACCTTGTCGGTCACCTTCCCGTACATGAAGTACTCCGGCGCCAGGTACCTGCACGCACAGAGAGCCAGCAAATTTCGCCTTCAGTTCAACGACGAGATGAGTCATGAACCAACGTGATGGCATACGACGTTGCAGACACACGTACCCAAACGTCCCCACGACATCGCTGTGCGTCAGTGAGCCCGGGTTGGACGGCGCCCAGATCGCCAGACCAAAATCAGACAGCTGCCACGACACCGAGTTCAGAGTCTTTCAGAATTCAGGGAATAAAACACGACTGCAAAAAATGAATCCAAGGTTTGTACTGCAGCAATTCTACCTGGGGCTCGAACTCATCGTTGAGGAGGATGTTGGACGACTTGACATCCCGGTGGATCACTGGCCGCGAGTGGCCGGAGTGGACGTAGCTCAGGGCCTCGGCGACACCGATCGCTGCCGTGTACCTCTTCTCCCACGATAGCGCTGGCTTCGACCTCTTACCTGCAACAATTAACAGCGTTCGTAGCGTCAAACATCATGGAGTGAAGAACATGCAACCGTTCTAACAGCGACACCGTTCCTAACTGCCTTTCCATGAACTCCAAAATTTACCGAGTTGAACTGTTCTACGCTAATCTGTTCCGAGAAAACTATGATTTTTTTCTGGGCTGACTTACTGACATGTATGGACGTACAGAATTTTATATGCGTATCTTGTACAGATATCTGTAAAAATAATGTAGTGCAGTACTAGTATAGTATTCTACCGTGCAGGTTGTCCTCGAGGCTGCCTCTGTGGAGGTAGGAGTAGACGGAGATGAGGTTGGGGCCCTCGACGCAGACACCGATGAGCGGGACGATCCGGTGGTGCCGCAGCTTGGTGATGATGTCCACCTCCCTGAGGAAATCATTCGACGCCACGGCCGACGCCTTGGACAACTTGATCGCCACCGGCTGCGCGCTCGCGAGGCTGCCCCTGTACACCCTGCTGTGCGCGCCCTTCCCGATCAGATTCTCTGCAAGAACGGGAGGAGGAATCAGTGGCTGAAATTAAGGTGAAAGAATTTGATGGGGATATGTGTATGAAATGTGGGAACCTGAGGAGAAGTGGTTGGTGGAGTCGTAGAGCTCCTCGTAGCGGAACCACCGGCACCGCGACGGGACGGCGTCGAGCATCCGCTTCAGCTCGGCGACGAGCCCGGCCTGTGGCTCCGGCGAAGTCGACGGGGACGACCGCCGCGGCAGGCTCATCACCCACTGCACCACCGACTGCTTGCGCGGCCCGTCGTCCTTGGGCGGCGGCTGCacggcgccgtccgccgcgggtagcgggcggcggagcagcggccacCCGAGCCTCTGCTCGGccgtcctctcgccgccgccgccgaccttgGTGGCGTCGTCGTAGGAGCTCACCGGCGCGGCGCCGTCGTGGCCGCAGCCCATGGCGTCGAAGTCCATGGACCGCGCGCTCCGGTTCGGGTTCGGGATGATCACCTTGGGCTCCAACCCGACGCTCGGGTGCAGCACCGTGCGGAGCACCGGCTTCGGCTCTGCTCCTGATCAACCACCGCCCCAAAACGGAGCCTCTAATCACTCTTCCAAAACACAATTACCATCTTAAAACTTCTCAGATTGAGAGGCACTAATTACCAAGTGGCGGCTTGGGCGCCTCCCTGACGAAGATGGCCTTGCCGTTCTGGATGGCGACGATGGTGGTCGTCGCCGGCAGCTTCTTGGCGCAGTACTTGGCCAGGCAAGTCGAGCCTCTGAACCAACA from Oryza glaberrima chromosome 3, OglaRS2, whole genome shotgun sequence carries:
- the LOC127765987 gene encoding uncharacterized protein LOC127765987 isoform X1, with the protein product MSRCFPYPPPGYVRNPVVAVAAAGAQATTKLQKEREKAEKKKEKKSDRKALPHGEISKHSKRTHKKRKHEDINNADQKSRKVSSMEPGEQLEKSGLSEEHGAPCFTQTVHGSPESSQDSSKRRKVVLPSPSQAKNGNILRIKIRRDQDSSASLSEKSNVVQTPVHQMGSVSSLPSKKNSMQPHNTEMMVRTASTQQQSIKGDFQAVPKQGMPTPEKVMPRVDVPPSMRASKERVGLRPAEMLANVGPSPSKAKQIVNPAVAKVTQRVDPPPAKASQRIDPLLPSKVHIDATRSFTKVSQTEIKPEVQPPIPKVPVAMPTINRQQIDTLQPKEEPCSSGRNAEAASVSVEKQSKSDRKKSRKAEKKEKKFKDLFVTWDPPSMEMDDMDLGDQDWLLGSTRKPDAGIGNCREIVDPLTSQSAEQFSLQPRAIHLPDLHVYQLPYVVPF
- the LOC127765987 gene encoding uncharacterized protein LOC127765987 isoform X2; this encodes MSRCFPYPPPGYVRNPVVAVAAAGAQATTKKEREKAEKKKEKKSDRKALPHGEISKHSKRTHKKRKHEDINNADQKSRKVSSMEPGEQLEKSGLSEEHGAPCFTQTVHGSPESSQDSSKRRKVVLPSPSQAKNGNILRIKIRRDQDSSASLSEKSNVVQTPVHQMGSVSSLPSKKNSMQPHNTEMMVRTASTQQQSIKGDFQAVPKQGMPTPEKVMPRVDVPPSMRASKERVGLRPAEMLANVGPSPSKAKQIVNPAVAKVTQRVDPPPAKASQRIDPLLPSKVHIDATRSFTKVSQTEIKPEVQPPIPKVPVAMPTINRQQIDTLQPKEEPCSSGRNAEAASVSVEKQSKSDRKKSRKAEKKEKKFKDLFVTWDPPSMEMDDMDLGDQDWLLGSTRKPDAGIGNCREIVDPLTSQSAEQFSLQPRAIHLPDLHVYQLPYVVPF
- the LOC127765986 gene encoding protein kinase STUNTED-like, translated to MAAEHGDSVGRCILVGLHMDGVGKELLQWALNEAARSGDRVVAVHIYRKSDNCKTNTLSLIRTLDDYLAEYEALCSKKDIVLVGRVTPGSSIQKVLVKEAKLCAAMVVVIGANKKYSFGGSTCLAKYCAKKLPATTTIVAIQNGKAIFVREAPKPPLGAEPKPVLRTVLHPSVGLEPKVIIPNPNRSARSMDFDAMGCGHDGAAPVSSYDDATKVGGGGERTAEQRLGWPLLRRPLPAADGAVQPPPKDDGPRKQSVVQWVMSLPRRSSPSTSPEPQAGLVAELKRMLDAVPSRCRWFRYEELYDSTNHFSSENLIGKGAHSRVYRGSLASAQPVAIKLSKASAVASNDFLREVDIITKLRHHRIVPLIGVCVEGPNLISVYSYLHRGSLEDNLHGKRSKPALSWEKRYTAAIGVAEALSYVHSGHSRPVIHRDVKSSNILLNDEFEPQLSDFGLAIWAPSNPGSLTHSDVVGTFGYLAPEYFMYGKVTDKVDVYAFGVVLLELLTGRKPISDGSPKGQESLVMWASPILDSGDISDLLDADLDVKHDDAEVKRMALAASLCLRRSARLRPKISQVLSVLRGESEVSLDDLKAEPADCVDDETYPAANVRTHLGLALLDVEDAESISSTEHSNLSPLEEYLRERCSRSSSFD